tgtgtgtgtgtgtgtgtgtgtgtgtgtgtgtgtgtgtgtgtgtgtgtgtgtgtgtggtgtgtgtgtgtgaccatgtATGTGTTCTTACTGTTACGCATGAGGCGACAATAAAAAGTCTTTCAAAATTATAGTctcagttcactgtctgctcTTCAAATAGCCCGTGATAGTCTACAGATCTTTCCCCAATATCTTTCCACAACACATTACCTGTTTCGTCTCATTCCTACTCTAACACAATATCAACTaatgcaataaaattacaACACTTTAAATTAGCGTTATTTTATATCAAATTAGGAAATTATGTAATACAATATTTGTATACAAAACTCCTACTTTGCTTGCAGGCTGCTACGATTAAAAAGCAAAACCTGGCATAGCTTATTGCCAGTTTGTGTACACAAATTGTGGCACACAAATATACGATAGAAGACAAGAATACATCTAGTTCTATATACAAACGGTCACAACACATAATACGTGTCAGTATTCGCGCATTCTATTTCCTCAACGTTCCACCCTCATTGCCGGACAGTCAAACTCGCAGTGTCACTCGCCGTCAATCATTTCTCCATTCTCCACTCTTTCTGCGAACCAGTTAACGTGTACGACCGAGTACGAAAAAATGCGCACCGtctttcttctcttgctgACGATGTTGCTACAATGTCAATCCTTGTTACCAAGTCAGTGGGTCATCTTCGATCCGGCAAGAGATGCCGACAAACTCTTGTCGGTTAGTACTATTCGGGTCGACTGGGACGGACCAAGCAACGAGGCTACTCCGATCAGGGGTACCGCTTTTGGCGGAGAATCCAACTTCGATATTGGAGGCGTTTCCGGTTCCAAGTTCCAGCTGACTCTGCCCTTCAAACGGTCTTATGAAAAATTGCCACCAGTCTGCACTTTCGAGTTCGACAAACCGCCCGAATCAAACGAAATCATGGTAGCCGTTCCGCGTACCGTCGGCAAGCCTCAAGAACTTGCTATCAGCGCGTTCGAGCCGGGAGGAACTCTGGTCGACTGGACGGCGATCAAGACGAGTTTCAATGCCATGTGCATCGGGACAATGGAGACGTTCTCTGGTGTGCGCAAGAACGAGACTAGCGTTTTGCTCTAGTGTGAGGAATGTCGTCCGGACTGACAACGGGACAGTTAGAATGcagagacaatagacagaaTTAGTAATTGTTTCAAGCTGTAGGATCAATAGAGCATGATGTAGGCTGTCTGTGGGTCTAAACCGTTTGCAATAGAGTTACATCGTTCTGCTGTACTGTTTTGAGTGAGTGCATGAGGGGTTGAATGCTGTCACAATTTTTGTTTCTTACTAGCTTCACTGTGTCAATTTTACAAATCCGACTCCTGGCTTTGCCATTGCATCTTCTAATTTCCAAAAAACGCTGCATTGGATTAGCAAAGTCGAGAGTGTGTGAACGAAATGTCGCCTGGAAGTTACTTTTGTCGGGGTGAGAAAAGAATTAGAATAATTTCAATTGTTTGCACTTACACCCATCATCAGTTAGACCCTTGAGGCAACGCCCTAGCCTGTTGTGACAGTTGCAGTCGTGTTAGTAAATCAGATATTTCAAACATGTCGAAACAGAGCGCAAATTTAGGTTGTCTTGTGAAGAGATATTTTATTCTGTTGTGTTGGTTGCACAAAACAGCTACGCTCAAAAGGGTGTGTCGATTTATGTCTCTTTGGACGTTACAGATGGTGAATTAGCAGCAGAAGTACATCACATATTTGATCACGCTTTGTCACCAGAACATCAGATTGTTGAATATACGATTGCAAATTGGAATTTTAATTTCAAAAGTGTTAGAACCCGTCATGTCTCATGTGGATACATTCAACTTTGAGCCCATCTTGTCATATAAGTGCACATCCATTTGTATATGCCAGTGCTTCATCAAGTTCTAACTAGAGATAACCTGAACAAGCGATCGTAGCCGTGCAATACGTTTGTAGTATATGAATTAGAGGTGTGGTAAAAAACACCAAGTAGTATGTAAAGCAGTCAtctgttattaattaaatcattaatAACATAGGATCTATAGCATTTGGTAGTGAAAACACAAAGGGTGTGGTCCGTCGCGCCCTATTTCGCGCTCACGCTTCTGACCCGCAAAACATTCTCAGCGGTGGTTGTGTACAATAGGATGTAGTATACCGTTCGGTTGTAAGCTTGGCGGTTCTCACACGGTCACCAGATCACATTTCATAAACTCAATATTGATTAGATGTATACTCAATAGAAAAATATGCGAGTGAGGCGTCCGTGTTTTGAAAGCAAATTTTTACGAAATTTAACAGTAGAATGTACTGCATGGTCATAACTGTTTATTTCACCTCacataacttaattaattcatcaGAAACGGCATCAGTATGCACTCCTGTAGACTTTGATAGTCCCCAAACCATTAGACATGACGATCTTTACCCCACCGGAATGCCTAGGGACAATGAGAACAGCATGTCCCCTAGAAAGCGACGTATACAACAATAATTTCAGGGGGAAATGTTGAAGTAGGAGGAAAGACAAGCTAAAAGATTATATTAAGgaattgtaagaaataaaaaattttcaAAGTAGTAACTACACATATAATactttaaaatattaaaaccgttaatttacaaatttgacaCACTGCACACAAGTTTTGTGTAAATACGACTTGATGCTTGGTTGTTACGATCAACGTTACCAAACGAAGCAAGTAAAAATATATACACGCGAAAAATGGTGTGAGTCCATACATTGAAATCTATAAATACTACACCGTAAATGTAGCTTGTTCTTGTCAGGTTTCTCTTTGTATGAGCACGTAACGCATTGAATGCGCATTAATTAATGCGCATTGACGTTTGACACCTAATCGTCAAACCGTGGATAGACGTACTGTAACAGAATCTGAGATAGAGAACTATCTTCACGAAGAGACTTGTAGTCATGATGACCGCAGgttctaacgcacgttacacgAGGAGGTGTGTGTATGACGTAGACATAGATTGCGTTTTCCTGGTGTGAAATGAGTCAATGCGGATTGAACGCGGTTTGATGAGCTTCAAGTGTGAAATGGCTTTTAGACTTATTTAGTCAGTGATCAGCTAGAAGAACTCAAAAGCTCAAACAGTCTGCAGTGACCCATAGTCGTTTGAGTGGCATTACCATAATGTATGTTTATTATTACTCTTGCAAGCTTTCTTCAACAAATCCTACAATTGGTTTTGCCGCACCTTGAAGTAAAAGATTGTAATTATAGTAAGCTAGCTCATATTTGATGGAATGAACCATTGAATTAAATTTTTTTTTGAATTTAGTCTTTGCTATTTGAGAATTAAATCATGTGACAATTTGATgcaaatataattaattctTAATCTACCACGTTGCTGACACTATCGCCTAGtttactattgtattgaataCAGATATCCTATGTACCTAACTCTCTTTCCATTTCGTGTGAGGGCTAGACATCTAGACTAACCGTCGAAATCTCCGCTAATGATACCATGGGACACGCACCTGAGACTCTACAGTTCCACTGCCCAGGAGGTTCAAACGCCAGGAAATAGATTGTGTATTCGTTGTCTTGTAGAGCGAGCTCTATTTCTGTTCGCAACAAGTCAACGAACCATACCCGAATGCACACCAAATTCAAATGATTCTAATGTGTGCAGCCAATGCAAATTTGTCTAGGTTTACATCACGATATTAGAAGCGTTTGTGATCTCTAGAGGAATCGGGTAACGCGACACATGAAAAACGCCCTCAAACGGCTGACATATCAACGTCGACTCGTCCCATCGATCCAATCGCTCACAAAAGACTCACAACTTCGTTTGCTCACGAACCCTGCAAGAACGAGATCATTCATTCAAACAATGAACTCCCTCATCATTCTACTCATGGTGTCCATCGCCATCACATGCGGTCACACACTCTCGATGCCTTCCTTCTACCTCATAGAAGACGTCCATTCGTCATACGCCTACGACGCATTGGGCATCAGCCTACTCTACTGCACTTGGGAAGGTATGTATAGGGCTAAACTGACCGACTGTCCGAACAACGACGTCGGCTGGGGTGGCGTTGCCAATTTCGACGTAAACAACACCGGAGTCAACCCCGACAACGACAACGAGTTGAGGATTCCTTTCAAGACTAAATATATCAGCACACCGCCCATCTGCTCGTTCTCGTTCGAAGGAGAGGAGTTCGCGTTCGACACCTACATGACGCGCATTGCAACGCAAAGCGACAGAGTGAGCGTCTACCTGTTCAATTCATACGGAGACAAGCACAGCTGGAGGCACGTGAAGACGAAAATATCCGTCATCTGCTACGGTCCGACTGACTCGTCTACACTGCAAGGAAGGAAGGCGATATTGAAGCAATTGCTATTGCGCAGAAATAAAGAAAAACGTCCGCTGCGCGCAGTGTAAAGAGAGCTTGAGCAGAGACTGGACTCTTTCAAGAGACATGAGTAGCTATAGAAACTAggaacagtgtgtgtgtgtgtgtgtgtgtgtgtgtgtgtgtgtgtgtgtgtgtgtgtgtgtgtgtctgtgtgtgtgtgtgtgtgtgtctgtgtgtgtgtgtgtgtgtgaccacgTATGTGTTCTTACTGTTGCGCATGAGGCGACAATAAAAAGTCTTTCAAAATTATAGCctcagttcactgtctgctcTTCAAATAGCCCGTGATAGTCTACAGATCTTTCCCCAATATCTTTCCACAACACATTACCTGTTTCGTCTCATTCCTACTCTAACACAATATCAACTAATGCAATCatagcatacaaaattacaacaCTTTAAATTAGCGTTATTTTATATCAAATTAGGAAATTATGTAATACAATATTTGTATACAAAACTCCTACTTTGCTTGCATGCTGCTACGATTAAAAAGCAAAACCTGGCATAGCTTATTGCCAGTTTGTGTACACAAATTGTGGCACACAAATATACGATAGAAGACAAGAATACATCTAGTTCTATATACAAACGGTCACAACACATAATACGTGTCAGTATTCGCGCATTCTATTTCCTCAACGTTCCACCCTCATTGCCGGACAGTCAAACTCGCAGTGTCACTCGCCGTCAATCATTTCTCCATTCTCCACTCTTTCTGCGAACCAGTTAACGTGTACGACCGAGTACGAAAAAATGCGCACCGtctttcttctcttgctgACGATGTTGCTACAATGTCAATCCTTGTTACCAAGTCAGTGGGTCATCTTCGATCCGGCAAGAGATGCCGACAAACTCTTGTCGGTTAGTACTATTCGGGTCGACTGGGACGGACCAAGCAACGAGGCTACTCCGATCAGGGGTACCGCTTTTGGCGGAGAATCCAACTTCGATATTGGAGGCGTTTCCGGTTCCAAGTTCCAGCTGACTCTGCCCTTCAAACGGTCTTATGAAAAATTGCCACCAGTCTGCACTTTCGAGTTCGACAAACCGCCCGAATCAAACGAAATCATGGTAGCCGTTCCGCGTACCGTCGGCAAGCCTCAAGAACTTGCTATCAGCGCGTTCGAGCCGGGAGGAACTCTGGTCGACTGGACGGCGATCAAGACGAGTTTCAATGCCATGTGCATCGGGACAATGGAGACGTTCTCTGGTGTGCGCAAGAACGAGACTAGCGTTTTGCTCTAGTGTGAGGAATGTCGTCCGGACTGACAACGGGACAGTTAGAATGcagagacaatagacagaaTTAGTAATTGTTTCAAGCTGTAGGATCAATAGAGCATGATGTAGGCTGTCTGTGGGTCTAAACCGTTTGCAATAGAGTTACATCGTTCTGCTGTACTGTTTTGAGTGAGTGCATGAGAGGTTGAATGCTGTCACAA
The DNA window shown above is from Corticium candelabrum chromosome 13, ooCorCand1.1, whole genome shotgun sequence and carries:
- the LOC134188889 gene encoding uncharacterized protein LOC134188889, which gives rise to MRTVFLLLLTMLLQCQSLLPSQWVIFDPARDADKLLSVSTIRVDWDGPSNEATPIRGTAFGGESNFDIGGVSGSKFQLTLPFKRSYEKLPPVCTFEFDKPPESNEIMVAVPRTVGKPQELAISAFEPGGTLVDWTAIKTSFNAMCIGTMETFSGVRKNETSVLL
- the LOC134188949 gene encoding uncharacterized protein LOC134188949, whose translation is MNSLIILLMVSIAITCGHTLSMPSFYLIEDVHSSYAYDALGISLLYCTWEGMYRAKLTDCPNNDVGWGGVANFDVNNTGVNPDNDNELRIPFKTKYISTPPICSFSFEGEEFAFDTYMTRIATQSDRVSVYLFNSYGDKHSWRHVKTKISVICYGPTDSSTLQGRKAILKQLLLRRNKEKRPLRAV